In one window of Clarias gariepinus isolate MV-2021 ecotype Netherlands chromosome 10, CGAR_prim_01v2, whole genome shotgun sequence DNA:
- the cnot6b gene encoding CCR4-NOT transcription complex, subunit 6b isoform X1, with amino-acid sequence MPKEKYEPPDPRRMYTLMTSEEAASGKKSHWAELEISGKVRSLSSALWSLTHLTVLHLSDNSLSRIPPDIAKLHNLVYLDLSSNKIRSLPAELGNMVSLRELLLNNNQLRVLPFELGKLFQLQTLGLKGNPLAQDLMSLYQEPDGTRRLLNYLLDNLAGAIKRIPTEHPPSRSWIVLQEPERARPAAVFSVMCYNVLCDKYATRQLYGYCPAWALNWEHRKKSIMQEILSCNADIISLQEVETEQYYNYFLVELKAQGYDGFFSPKSRARTMSESDRKHVDGCAIFYKTEKFSVVQKHTVEFNQLAMANSEGSEAMLNRVMTKDNIGVAVLLELRREMMEMTSAGKSLFSLEKQLLLVANAHMHWDPEYSDVKLVQTMMFLSEVKNIVDKATRSLKLSSISGETNAIPLVLCADLNSLPDSGVVEFLSTGGVDCTHKDFKELRYSDSLTNFNCNGKNSSSNGRITHGFKLKSAYENGLMPYTNYTFDFKGVIDYIFCSEPQLNILGVLGPLDHDWLLENNVRGCPHPHIPSDHFSLFAHLELLLPQHPPINGVHLPARR; translated from the exons ATGCCCAAGGAGAAATATGAGCCGCCGGATCCCCGGCGGATGTACACGCTAATGACCAGCGAAGAGGCAGCGAGTGGGAAAAAATCCCACTGGGCTGAGCTTGAGATAAGTG GTAAAGTCCGGAGTCTAAGCTCGGCCCTGTGGTCGCTCACTCACCTCACTGTTTTGCACCTCAGTGACAACTCACTGTCACGTATCCCCCCCGACATTGCCAAGCTACACAACCTCGTGTACCTGGACCTGTCGTCCAATAAGATCAGGAGCTTGCCAGCTGAGCTCGGCAACATGGTGTCTCTCAG GGAACTGCTTTTAAATAACAACCAGTTGCGGGTTCTACCTTTCGAATTGGGGAAACTGTTTCAGTTACAAACACTGGGGTTAAAAG GAAATCCACTTGCACAGGACCTCATGAGCCTCTACCAGGAACCAGATGGCACCCGCCGACTGCTGAACTACCTTTTGGACAATCTTGCCGGTGCTATTAAACGCA tcccaACTGAGCATCCGCCGTCCAGGTCGTGGATTGTACTGCAGGAGCCGGAGCGAGCCAGGCCTGCAG CCGTGTTCTCAGTGATGTGCTACAACGTACTGTGCGATAAGTACGCCACGCGCCAGCTGTACGGCTACTGTCCTGCCTGGGCTCTCAACTGGGAGCACAGGAAGAAGTCCATCATGCAGGAAATCCTCAGCTGCAATGCTGACATCATCAGCCTACAG GAAGTGGAGACGGAACAGTATTATAACTACTTCCTGGTGGAGCTAAAAGCGCAGGGGTACGATGGATTCTTCAGTCCGAAGTCCCGAGCGAGAACCATGTCCGAGTCAGACAGGAAACACGTGGACGGATGTGCAATATTCTACAAGACCGAAAA GTTCAGTGTGGTGCAGAAGCACACGGTGGAGTTTAACCAGCTGGCCATGGCTAACTCTGAGGGCTCGGAGGCCATGTTGAACCGCGTAATGACCAAGGACAATATCGGAGTGGCGGTGCTGCTGGAGCTACGCAGGGAAATGATGGAAATGACAT CAGCGGGCAAGTCACTCTTTAGCCTGGAGAAACAGCTCCTCCTGGTGGCCAACGCCCATATGCACTGGGACCCGGAGTACTCTGACGTGAAGCTGGTCCAGACCATGATGTTCCTGTCTGAGGTGAAGAACATTGTGGACAAAGCCACGCGCAGCCTCAAGCTCTCGTCCATTTCCGGAGAAACCAACGCCATCCCTCTGGTGCTGTGTGCCGACCTCAACTCGCTGCCTGACTCAG GTGTGGTGGAATTCCTGAGCACGGGCGGCGTGGACTGCACGCACAAAGACTTTAAAGAGCTTCGTTACAGCGACAGTCTGACCAACTTTAACTGCAACGGCAAGAACAGCTCGTCCAACGGCAGGATCACGCACGGCTTTAAGCTCAAGAGTGCCTACGAGAACGGGCTCATGCCTTACACCAACTATACCTTTGACTTCAAG GGTGTGATCGATTACATCTTCTGCTCTGAGCCTCAGCTGAACATTTTGGGTGTCCTTGGACCTCTGGACCACGACTGGCTCTTGGAGAACAACGTCAGAGGCTGCCCGCACCCCCACATCCCGTCAGATCACTTCTCCCTGTTTGCACACCTGGAGCTGCTCCTGCCCCAGCATCCCCCTATCAACGGGGTGCACCTGCCTGCACGCAGGTAG
- the cnot6b gene encoding CCR4-NOT transcription complex, subunit 6b isoform X2 produces MPKEKYEPPDPRRMYTLMTSEEAASGKKSHWAELEISGKVRSLSSALWSLTHLTVLHLSDNSLSRIPPDIAKLHNLVYLDLSSNKIRSLPAELGNMVSLRELLLNNNQLRVLPFELGKLFQLQTLGLKGNPLAQDLMSLYQEPDGTRRLLNYLLDNLAGAIKRIPTEHPPSRSWIVLQEPERARPAAVFSVMCYNVLCDKYATRQLYGYCPAWALNWEHRKKSIMQEILSCNADIISLQEVETEQYYNYFLVELKAQGYDGFFSPKSRARTMSESDRKHVDGCAIFYKTEKFSVVQKHTVEFNQLAMANSEGSEAMLNRVMTKDNIGVAVLLELRREMMEMTSGKSLFSLEKQLLLVANAHMHWDPEYSDVKLVQTMMFLSEVKNIVDKATRSLKLSSISGETNAIPLVLCADLNSLPDSGVVEFLSTGGVDCTHKDFKELRYSDSLTNFNCNGKNSSSNGRITHGFKLKSAYENGLMPYTNYTFDFKGVIDYIFCSEPQLNILGVLGPLDHDWLLENNVRGCPHPHIPSDHFSLFAHLELLLPQHPPINGVHLPARR; encoded by the exons ATGCCCAAGGAGAAATATGAGCCGCCGGATCCCCGGCGGATGTACACGCTAATGACCAGCGAAGAGGCAGCGAGTGGGAAAAAATCCCACTGGGCTGAGCTTGAGATAAGTG GTAAAGTCCGGAGTCTAAGCTCGGCCCTGTGGTCGCTCACTCACCTCACTGTTTTGCACCTCAGTGACAACTCACTGTCACGTATCCCCCCCGACATTGCCAAGCTACACAACCTCGTGTACCTGGACCTGTCGTCCAATAAGATCAGGAGCTTGCCAGCTGAGCTCGGCAACATGGTGTCTCTCAG GGAACTGCTTTTAAATAACAACCAGTTGCGGGTTCTACCTTTCGAATTGGGGAAACTGTTTCAGTTACAAACACTGGGGTTAAAAG GAAATCCACTTGCACAGGACCTCATGAGCCTCTACCAGGAACCAGATGGCACCCGCCGACTGCTGAACTACCTTTTGGACAATCTTGCCGGTGCTATTAAACGCA tcccaACTGAGCATCCGCCGTCCAGGTCGTGGATTGTACTGCAGGAGCCGGAGCGAGCCAGGCCTGCAG CCGTGTTCTCAGTGATGTGCTACAACGTACTGTGCGATAAGTACGCCACGCGCCAGCTGTACGGCTACTGTCCTGCCTGGGCTCTCAACTGGGAGCACAGGAAGAAGTCCATCATGCAGGAAATCCTCAGCTGCAATGCTGACATCATCAGCCTACAG GAAGTGGAGACGGAACAGTATTATAACTACTTCCTGGTGGAGCTAAAAGCGCAGGGGTACGATGGATTCTTCAGTCCGAAGTCCCGAGCGAGAACCATGTCCGAGTCAGACAGGAAACACGTGGACGGATGTGCAATATTCTACAAGACCGAAAA GTTCAGTGTGGTGCAGAAGCACACGGTGGAGTTTAACCAGCTGGCCATGGCTAACTCTGAGGGCTCGGAGGCCATGTTGAACCGCGTAATGACCAAGGACAATATCGGAGTGGCGGTGCTGCTGGAGCTACGCAGGGAAATGATGGAAATGACAT CGGGCAAGTCACTCTTTAGCCTGGAGAAACAGCTCCTCCTGGTGGCCAACGCCCATATGCACTGGGACCCGGAGTACTCTGACGTGAAGCTGGTCCAGACCATGATGTTCCTGTCTGAGGTGAAGAACATTGTGGACAAAGCCACGCGCAGCCTCAAGCTCTCGTCCATTTCCGGAGAAACCAACGCCATCCCTCTGGTGCTGTGTGCCGACCTCAACTCGCTGCCTGACTCAG GTGTGGTGGAATTCCTGAGCACGGGCGGCGTGGACTGCACGCACAAAGACTTTAAAGAGCTTCGTTACAGCGACAGTCTGACCAACTTTAACTGCAACGGCAAGAACAGCTCGTCCAACGGCAGGATCACGCACGGCTTTAAGCTCAAGAGTGCCTACGAGAACGGGCTCATGCCTTACACCAACTATACCTTTGACTTCAAG GGTGTGATCGATTACATCTTCTGCTCTGAGCCTCAGCTGAACATTTTGGGTGTCCTTGGACCTCTGGACCACGACTGGCTCTTGGAGAACAACGTCAGAGGCTGCCCGCACCCCCACATCCCGTCAGATCACTTCTCCCTGTTTGCACACCTGGAGCTGCTCCTGCCCCAGCATCCCCCTATCAACGGGGTGCACCTGCCTGCACGCAGGTAG